In Vanessa tameamea isolate UH-Manoa-2023 chromosome 19, ilVanTame1 primary haplotype, whole genome shotgun sequence, one genomic interval encodes:
- the LOC113399371 gene encoding enolase-phosphatase E1 yields the protein MANENKEIGDIVKKCKILLLDIEGTTTSISFVKDKLFPYAEENVKQFLESEWENGDVKEAVSALRKLALEDKEKSVEGLVPIPGEDASKEDQIEGLVKNVKWQMSSDRKVGPLKQLQGLIWKQGYDKGDIKGHVYDDVSSALEQWHSVDGQKIYIYSSGSVQAQKLLFGQSLAGDLLKYIDGHFDTAVGAKQESASYTSIVEKVGCNATDILFLTDIDKEAEAAKSAGLCVALVSREGNAPLSAEATEAFAVIHSFTQLSVSNKRKTDPQDEQPAKVPKTDVSYDVKTEAETAANESAIKNKEKEEPEKMDVEEESQPVKDATKEEKIKDEPMPVIIEEVTNDVDASGSKPIVTEVKEDKVEKKEESEKMETDSIEKVEESKDKTQKTEKIEKDKTEPKATTKEAKESIAPEEKTDNEKSDVPKVNSEENKDEKTTPIAKEATSTIITEIEEISDKENIGDMAEIVDDIEPVVEEPNAAEDIEDLQNVGEVLEKECDEILSKVQDVTNLDNIPLKPLLNPIVEESMETENLDSNDIVERILESEIELEMKQQDENNKKLNEDTKVPTKEDSIINNDKKDEKTEAVEENKEKTESSETKENKASSSETSCDSDEKVVESNVEIEITPEKTETKSSPQEKEPIKDADEKLKPVIEKSVESSLEDKSSDVKVAETQVDAVKAEEKSKESTTDESQVNGKTNGEADKVNQNGDASNDEELSSRLSVENVKEVNGSNGDSMKTENGQESKKLEPEVSDIKVKTVTTEEKRTELIEQPTEA from the exons GACAAGCTGTTCCCGTATGCAGAGGAAAACGTTAAGCAGTTTTTGGAGAGTGAATGGGAGAACGGGGATGTGAAGGAGGCAGTGAGTGCGCTTCGAAAACTGGCGCTTGAGGACAAGGAGAAGAGCGTCGAAGGACTTGTCCCTATTCCTGGAGAG gATGCATCAAAAGAAGATCAAATCGAGGGTTTGGTCAAGAATGTAAAGTGGCAGATGTCGTCTGACCGAAAGGTGGGCCCGCTGAAACAATTGCAAGGTCTTATTTGGAAGCAGGGCTATGACAAGGGAGATATAAAGGGCCA TGTATATGACGATGTATCTTCTGCACTTGAGCAATGGCACTCTGTGGATGGacaaaagatatacatatattcatctGGTTCAGTCCAAGCTCAGAAACTTTTGTTTGGACAATCACTCGCTGGTGACTTGCTGAAGTACATTGATGGTCACTTTGACACTGCTGTTGGAGCTAAACAAGAATCAGCCAGCTATACTTCTATTGTCGAGAAAGTCGGCTGTAATGCTACCGATATTCTATTCCTTACTGATATCGATAAAG aagCTGAAGCGGCGAAAAGCGCTGGATTATGCGTGGCGCTCGTCAGCCGAGAAGGCAATGCTCCTTTAAGTGCAGAGGCTACAGAGGCCTTTGCAGTGATCCACTCCTTCACACAACTCTCCGTCTCCAACAAGCGCAAGACCGATCCTCAG GATGAACAACCAGCTAAAGTCCCTAAAACAGATGTAAGCTATGATGTTAAGACAGAAGCAGAGACAGCTGCTAATGAATCTGCCATTAAGAATAAAGAAAAGGAAGAACCAGAAAAAATGGATGTTGAAGAAGAAAGTCAACCAGTGAAAGATGCcacaaaagaagaaaaaattaaagatgaaCCCATGCCAGTTATCATTGAAGAAGTTACTAACGATGTCGATGCCTCAGGTTCTAAACCAATTGTAACTGAAGTTAAAGAAGATAAAGTTGAGAAAAAAGAAGAATCTGAAAAAATGGAGACCGATTCTATTGAAAAGGTAGAAGAGTCTAAAGATAAGACtcaaaaaacagaaaaaattgaaaaagataaGACTGAACCTAAGGCAACCACAAAAGAAGCAAAAGAAAGCATTGCACCGGAAGAAAAGACTGATAATGAAAAATCTGATGTGCCAAAAGTAAATTCTGAAGAGAATAAAGATGAAAAAACTACACCAATTGCAAAAGAAGCTACGTCTACTATTATTACGGAAATAGAGGAAATAagtgataaagaaaatattggtGACATGGCAGAAATTGTTGACGATATAGAACCAGTAGTTGAGGAACCTAATGCGGCGGAAGATATTGAAGATTTGCAGAATGTTGGTGAGGTTTTAGAAAAAGAATGTGATGAAATTTTATCTAAAGTACAAGACGTTACAAATTTGGATAATATTCCACTTAAACCTTTATTAAATCCTATTGTCGAAGAATCTATGGAGACCGAAAATTTAGACTCTAATGATATTGTTGAAAGAATATTAGAGTCGGAAATAGAGCTTGAAATGAAACAGCAAGATGagaataataagaaattaaacgAAGATACTAAAGTACCAACGAAAGAagattcaattattaataatgataaaaaagatgAAAAAACCGAGGCAGtagaagaaaataaagaaaaaacagaAAGCTcagaaacaaaagaaaataaagccAGTTCTTCAGAAACGAGTTGTGATTCAGATGAAAAAGTAGTGGAAAGCAATGTTGAGATTGAAATTACTCCTGAAAAAACAGAAACAAAGAGCAGTCCACAAGAAAAAGAACCAATTAAAGATGCTGATGAAAAACTAAAACCCGTAATTGAGAAGAGTGTCGAGTCTTCATTAGAAGATAAATCAAGTGATGTCAAAGTAGCTGAGACACAAGTAGACGCGGTTAAGGCTGAAGAAAAATCTAAAGAAAGTACAACAGATGAGTCGCAAGTAAATGGCAAAACAAATGGTGAAGCAGATAAAGTGAATCAAAATGGAGATGCTAGTAATGATGAAGAATTAAGTTCGCGACTGTCAGTTGAAAATGTTAAAGAGGTAAATGGCTCTAACGGAGATTCTATGAAAACGGAGAACGGTCAAGAATCAAAGAAGTTGGAACCAGAAGTATCtgatattaaagtaaagacagTTACAACAGAGGAAAAGCGCACCGAACTTATAGAGCAACCTACTGAGGCATAA